The sequence CGCCGTGCTGCGGCTGTCCACCATGCTCCGCTCCGTGCTCGCCGGCGTGCGCAGCGCCACGTGGCCGCTGGCGCAGGAGCTGGAGCTCATCCGCACCCTCTTCGACCTGCACCTCCTGAGAGACCCGGAGCTGTTCCAGCTCGGAATGAACGTTCCTTCCGGCGTGGGGGACCTGCCGGTGCCGCCGCTGGTGCTGCTGCCGCTGGCGGAGAACGCGGTGAAGCACGGCCCCGCCGCCGGCCACCGGGGCCGCCTGTCGCTGGACATCGCCGTGCGCGGCGACGAGGTGGAGGTGGCCATTGAAAACCCCGGCGCCTCCAAGGGCCCCCGCGAGGGCAGCGCTGGACTTCCCACCGTGGAGCGCCGCCTCGCCCTGGCCTATGGCGGTCAGGCCCGCCTCACGCTCGCGAGCGCCAACGAGCGCACCCGCGTCACCGTCACCCTGCCCCGCTCGGGCCCCCTTCCCGGAGTCCTCACGTGAGCCCGCCCCTGCGCGTCCTCGTCGCCGATGATGAATTGCTCGCCCGCAAGCGCCTGTCCCGCCTGCTGGCCGCCTTCCCGGACCTGGAGGTCTGCGGCGAGGCCGCGGATGGAGAGGCCGTGCTCGCCGCCGTGCGCGCCGGGGGCGTGGACGTGGTGCTGCTGGACATCCACATGCCGGGCCTGAGCGGCCTGGACGCGCTCGCGCTGATGCCGGAGGGGCGCCCGCGCGTCATCCTCTGCACCGCGCATGCGGAGCACGCGGTGGACGCCTTCAACCATGGCGCCGTGGACTACGTCCTCAAGCCCGTGGAGCCCGCGCGCCTGCAGAAGGCGCTGGAGCGAGCGCGGGCCCGGCTGGAGGAGTCCGCGCGCGAGGCGCCCGCTGTCAGCGCGGAGAAGCCGGCGGCCACGGCTGCCGCGCGCGGGCTGGGGCGGCTGCCCATTCCCACGCGGCAGGGCATCGTCCTGGTGGACCCGGACACGATTTCGCACGCGGCGCTGGAGGACGAGCTGGTGACGGTGTTCACCGGCCAGGGTGACTTCCTCACCGACTTCACGCTCAACGAACTGGCGGAGAAGCTGCCCGCGGAGCGCTTCCACCGCGTGCACCGGCGCGCGCTGTTGAACCTGTCGCACGTCACCCGGTTGGAGCCGCTGGAGACGGGCGGCTATCTGGCGCGCACGGCTCGCGGCCACGCGGTGGAGGTGAGCCGCCAGTCCGCGCGAGAGCTGCGGCGCATGCTCGGCCTCCGCCGGGGCGCCGAGGACGAGGGCTGAGCGTCAGGCTGCGTCGCCTCACGCACCGCACGACACATGCTCGCCCTTCGCTGGGCTGCGTGGACGGGCCAGGGCCGGACTCCCGGGAGCCTCGGCGTCTCACGTGCCTCACAGCGGGAGATGAAGCCGGACCGCGGCGAGGGAGGGCCTCCGTTGCCCCTCCCCACGGGCGCCTGCGCTCCGCTGCTTCCGCGCCGGCCCGCCTGCGGCCACTGCTCTTCATCCTGCTGCGGTACTGCCCTGCTTCACTGCCGATTCACTGCTCCGCGCACGGTGCCGGCTCACGGCCCCGCGTCACGTCCACTCAGTACACGTGCACTTCCATCGTGAGGGTCTGCCCGTCCTCGTCACGCGAGAAGGCGACGGTGCCGGGCTGGGTCCACGTCGCGCCGTAGCCCGAGCCGATGCTGTACGCGGCCATCGCGTTGAGCGAGCGGTCGAAGCTGATGACGCGCACGTCGCCGTTGGTCAGGCTCGTGGTGCTGTAGACGATGATGCGACGGTCGAAGTCCCACTCCACATCTTCGCTGGAGAGCGGGTTGGGAACCAGCGTGGTGGTGGTGCGGCCCAGGCTCACGTTCGTCACCTGCGCCAGGCCGGAGCCGTTGTCCCGGACCTTCCAGAGCGACGGCACGCGCGAGCGCGTCGTCGACTGGAACAGCAGATTGCGGCTGTCCGGCGCCCACACCGGCTCGGTGTCGTCGTAGCCGCGAGTGACCTGCGAGGAGTGGCCGGAAGAGCCATCCAGCACGTAGAGGTCGGCGTGCGTCACCGGGTCTCCCGCCCGGTAGTTGTCCGGCAGCTTCGCGTACGCCACCTGCTTGCCGTCCGGCGAAATCATCGGCTTGCCGGTGCGCTGCGCCACCAATTGCGAGCGTCCCTTGCTGTCAACCCAATACAACTGCAACGACTGCGTCTGGTAAACGATGATGCGACGGTCGGCGTCGAGGCTCGCGTCACCGCTCGTGTCCAGCCCCTGTGACTCCGTCGCGTACGGCTCCGCGCTTCCGGAAGCCTCCGCCCCGCCGCAACCGGCGAGCGCCAGAGAAGAAGCCATCCACAGCGCGACAGCCCCTCGAGAAAAGCGACTCCGGACTTCGGTTGGATGCATACGGTCCTCTGGTTCGAAATGCCCTGCGAGACGACGGGCTTGACACGCCGTCAGTGCCCGTGCTCGCGGGTATTTCATGTCAGAATTCTGGAACAATCCATACGGTCTTGAATGACACCGTACGGACCCGGAGGAGATGTTGACTCGTCACTCTGACGCGTAGAGTTGTGGCACTCGCGCTGCGTCATCCCCGAGGACTTCTGAGAGAACACGGTAAGCAGGAGTGGGGAGCTCGGCACCGGCACGTGCACAGCGGGCCGCATCTTCCAATGTGAGCGCGGGCGTGGAGCAGTAGGACTCACGCCAGTGCTCCATCAGTCTCTTCGAAAAAACCGCACCCAGGGCGGCAAGGCGCTGCTCGAGCCACGCGTGCGGCGGCGTGAAGGCGACGTGCTGGGGGTAGACGTTGGCGTCGGAGAAGGAGACGTCGTGCTCGTAGCCGGACTCGGAGAAGGCATCCTGTAGCACGGCGGTGAGGGGCCCGCGCCGCGCGTCCAGCACGCCGGAGGAGGACAGCGACACGCGGTGCGCCACGGACAGGCGCAGTGCGTGGTACTCGAAGGTCCTCGCCACGTCGCGGTACTTCGTGACTTCCACGGTGAAGGTGCGCGTGTACTTGCGAGTCTTCGTCACGGTGCGCTTCTTCTTCTCGCCCTTGTCGTCCGTGTACTCCTCCACCTCGGTGTAGGGCTCCTCAATCGTCTCGGTGCGGTCCTCGTGGTCCGTGTACGGCACCTTCTCCGTATACGGCGCGGTGAGCTCCACGGACTGGCTGTCGCGCTCGGTGGAGAAGCGCCCCGCCAGCGTGAAGTCCGGCCGCGCCGTGGCGCCGGGAGCGAACCAGGGCGAGGACTCGAAGGCGTGCGTGAGGTGCTCCCGCAGCCGGTTGACCTGGGCCTCGTTGAGGCCGGAGATGTCACCCTCGAACGAGGCGGGGCCGAAGAGCTCCGGCGCGGCGGGAGGCTGGGGCGCGTACTCGTGCCAGTGGGCGCAGTAACGGAATACCAACTCCTTCCAGTGCGGAGTGTCCTCGGAGCTGACGGTGCGCAGCCGCTGGCAGGCGTCCTTGCCGCTCTGGAGCACCGCGTTCTCCATCTCCCGCTGGATGACGACCATCTCCTTGTGGGCCAGGAGCGGCCGCTTGCGAACCAGCGACTGCTCGGCGGTGAGCGCCAGCCCCTTCCGGGCCGGGTCGCCGATGAGCACGCGCAGGTGCTGGTGCGTCCCGCCCATCTCCTCCAGCAGCGAGCTCTCCAACGCGCCATTGAGTTGCGAGTTCCACTCGGAGCGCTTGTTGAGGAAGCCGAGCAAATCCACCTCCGCGTCCTCGTCGCGGCCCTCCAGCCGGTAGCGGCGGGCATTGCCCAATAGTTGCTCCAGCGCCTTCCAGCGCAGGTCATCGCGGGCGACGACCAGCTCCTTCTCCCAGGGCTTCTGGCGGACGAGGTCGTCGTAGATGGCGGCGGCCTCGACGAACTGGCCCTTGCGGGCAAGGTCATCGGCGCGGCCCCGCAGGGAGGTGCAGGCGCACAGCAGCAGGACGGGCAGCAATCGTAGGAGTCGGACCATGAGCGGGGCTTGCACGAGGTACCGCCAGCCCGCTGACGGGCCAGGCGGGCGGATATTCACCGGCCCGCGCGCCCCGCCGCAATCCGCCCCGTGAGGGAGGGCGCCGCCTACTCCACCGGCCAGGTATGCAGGGGCTCGCCCGCGTCGGCGTGGAGGAGGTAGCGCTCCAGCATGGCCGCCAGCGCGTCCTCGCGGGGCATCCGCTCCGCCAGCCGGGCCAGCACCCGCCGCTGCCAGCGCGCACCCGTGCGCCCCAGCGCCACGCGCCGCTCGATGATGGCCAGCATGGCGTCCGCCTCATCCGCCTCCACGCCCGCCTT comes from Pyxidicoccus parkwaysis and encodes:
- a CDS encoding TolB family protein, producing MASSLALAGCGGAEASGSAEPYATESQGLDTSGDASLDADRRIIVYQTQSLQLYWVDSKGRSQLVAQRTGKPMISPDGKQVAYAKLPDNYRAGDPVTHADLYVLDGSSGHSSQVTRGYDDTEPVWAPDSRNLLFQSTTRSRVPSLWKVRDNGSGLAQVTNVSLGRTTTTLVPNPLSSEDVEWDFDRRIIVYSTTSLTNGDVRVISFDRSLNAMAAYSIGSGYGATWTQPGTVAFSRDEDGQTLTMEVHVY
- a CDS encoding LytR/AlgR family response regulator transcription factor; protein product: MSPPLRVLVADDELLARKRLSRLLAAFPDLEVCGEAADGEAVLAAVRAGGVDVVLLDIHMPGLSGLDALALMPEGRPRVILCTAHAEHAVDAFNHGAVDYVLKPVEPARLQKALERARARLEESAREAPAVSAEKPAATAAARGLGRLPIPTRQGIVLVDPDTISHAALEDELVTVFTGQGDFLTDFTLNELAEKLPAERFHRVHRRALLNLSHVTRLEPLETGGYLARTARGHAVEVSRQSARELRRMLGLRRGAEDEG